The following are from one region of the Heterodontus francisci isolate sHetFra1 chromosome 34, sHetFra1.hap1, whole genome shotgun sequence genome:
- the LOC137349346 gene encoding zinc finger protein 229-like — protein sequence MEAKSVEKPYTCSVCGRGFSRSAGLSIHKCSQTGEKLWKCGDREKELNYTSELETHRHSQIEERPFICTECGKGFTHSSSLLAHQRVHTGERPFTCTECGKGFTQFSNLLTHQRIHTEERPFTCTECGKGFIHSSTLLTHERVHTGERPFTCTECGKGFIHSSALLKHQRVHTGERPFTCSKCGKRFSLSWNLLAHQRIHTGERPFTCSDCGEGFTYSSTLLMHQRVHSGERPFTCSECGKGFTQSSKLLTHQRVHTGERPFTCTECGKGFTQLSNLLTHQRIHTGERPFTCTECGKGFIHSSALLTHQRVHNGERPFTCTECGKGFIHSSALLTHQRVHTGERPFTCSACGKRFSLSWNLLAHQRIHTGERPFTCSDCGEGFTHSSTLLIHQRVHTGERPFTCSECGKGFTTSSKLVKHQRVHTGERPFTCSECGKGFANSSARLRHQRVHTGERPFTCSVCGKRFTQSSHLVTHQFSHTGERSFICSVCRKGFTQPSYLLRHQRVHR from the coding sequence atggaagcaaaaagtgtggagaaaccgtacacgtgttctgtgtgtggacggggCTTCAGCCGATCAGCTGGCCTGTCGATACACAAGTGTAGTCAGACTGGGGAgaagctgtggaaatgtggggaccgtgagaaagaattaaattacacgtctgagctggaaactcatcgacacagtcaaattgaggagaggccgttcatctgcactgagtgtgggaagggattcactcattcatcctccctactcgcacaccagcgagttcatactggggagaggccattcacctgcactgagtgtgggaagggattcactcagttctcaaacctgctgacacaccagcgaatccacactgaggagaggccgttcacctgcactgagtgtgggaagggattcattcattcatccacccTACTCACACacgagcgagttcacactggggagaggccattcacctgcactgagtgtggtaagggattcattcattcatctgccctactaaaacaccagcgagttcacactggggagaggccgttcacctgctctaagtgtgggaagagattctctctgtcatggaacctgctggcacatcaacggattcacactggggagaggccattcacctgctctgattgtggggagggtttcacttattcatccaccctgctgatgcaccagcgagttcactctggggagaggccgttcacctgctctgagtgtgggaagggatttactcagtcatcaaagctgctgacacaccagcgagttcacactggagagaggccgttcacctgcacagaatgtgggaagggattcactcagttatcaaacctgctgacacaccagcgaattcacactggggagaggccgttcacctgtactgagtgtgggaagggattcattcattcatccgcccTCCTCACACACCAGCGTGTTCAtaatggggagaggccgttcacctgcactgagtgtggtaagggattcattcattcatccgccctactgacgcaccagcgagttcacactggggagaggccattcacctgctctgcgtgtgggaagagattctctctgtcatggaacctgctggcacatcaacgaattcacactggggagaggccattcacctgctctgattgtggggagggtttcactcattcatccaccctgctgatacaccagcgagttcacactggggagaggccattcacctgctctgagtgtgggaagggattcactacttcatccaagctggtgaaacaccagcgagttcacactggtgagaggccattcacctgctctgagtgtgggaagggatttgctaattCATCCGCTCGGCtgaggcaccagcgagttcacactggggagcggccgttcacctgctctgtatgtgggaagagatttactcagtcatcccacctggtgacacaccagttcagtcacactggggagaggtcattcatctgctctgtgtgtaggaagggattcactcagccatcctatctgctgagacaccagcgagttcatagataa